The Oncorhynchus keta strain PuntledgeMale-10-30-2019 unplaced genomic scaffold, Oket_V2 Un_contig_15594_pilon_pilon, whole genome shotgun sequence genome contains a region encoding:
- the LOC127919057 gene encoding protein asteroid homolog 1-like has translation MGIKGLANFIGDHGEILTNYNFRNSKVVIDGCNIYHSLYLTSCDQQHGGDYDVFEDQVCKFFKALRDCSIDPYVIIDGGSDPTDKKFETVRKRAESKIDTANMLSKGLRGARLIPTSARQVFKQVLSSLGVPFAQALSEADQEIASLAQKWKCPVLSNDNDFYIFDIQAGYLPFYHFQWQNASVQRWSSQNDIPCKRYTTTSFCRHFNINRQLLPVFAAITGNDYVNLYKMGFPIRWKDNSPMEPKRKPTYTCPYQPTQPVWDPDPENKQPNPFLPIVCSSLSVKRFHFQGRRNRKRFI, from the exons ATGGGTATCAAGGGTTTGGCCAACTTTATAGGTGATCATGGAGAGATTTTAACAAATTATAATTTCAGAAACAGCAAGGTGGTCATAGATGGTTGTAATATCTACCACTCTCTTTATTTGACCTCATGTGATCAGCAGCATGGAGGGGATTATGATGTATTTGAGGACCAGGTCTGCAAGTTCTTTAAGGCGCTGAGAGATTGTAGCATTGACCCTTATGTGATTATAGACGGAGGCTCCGACCCCACCGACAAAAAGTTTGAAACTGTCAGAAAACGAGCTGAATCAAAGATCGACACAGCCAACATGTTGTCCAAGGGGCTTCGAGGGGCCAGGTTAATACCAACCAGTGCCAGACAAGTCTTTAAACAGGTTCTCTCCAGCTTAGGGGTCCCGTTCGCACAGGCCCTTTCTGAGGCAGACCAAGAAATAGCCTCACTGGCTCAAAAGTGGAAGTGTCCGGTCCTGTCCAATGACAATGacttttatatttttgacatccAGGCTGGATATCTGCCTTTCTACCATTTTCAGTGGCAGAACGCGTCAGTGCAACGCTGGAGTTCTCAAAATGACATCCCCTGCAAGCGGTACACCACAACAAGCTTCTGCAGACACTTCAACATCAACAGACAGCTTCTCCCAGTCTTCGCTGCCATCACAGGAAACGACTATGTCAACTTGTATAAGATGGGCTTTCCCATCAGGTGGAAAGACAACTCGCCGATGGAACCCAAACGAAAGCCAA cttatacctgcccataccaaCCAACTCAACCAGTTTGGGATCCAGATCCAGAGAACAAACAACCCAACCCGTTTTTACCAATTGTGTGCAGCAGCTTGTCTGTTAAGAGGTTTCATTTCCAAGGTAGACGGAATAGAAAACGttttatataa